The following are from one region of the Sphingomonas oryzagri genome:
- a CDS encoding type III polyketide synthase has product MSATAHVNRIGTAVPPHEVHEAFVAFVAGTIADERRRQLFLRMVARAGIERRFSFLEPVILPDGRVTDTEGFYGLGEWPGTADRMARYAQWAPRLAGEAIAGLGLDRADSAAITHLIVASCTGFMAPGLDQLIVSENGLDAGVERTVVGFMGCYAAVNALRLAHHIVRSSPEARVLVVNVELCSLHFQRTDDLERMLSMLLFGDGAAAALVTADPHGIALEDFRATTITDTAGAITWKIGGQGFDMHLGGEVPGAIGRALATEIAGGAADGLLRGGSPGDYALWAVHAGGRSILDAVEQGFGLAPDALAWSRDVLRDCGNMSSATLMFVLAAMLREADDTERSGFAIAFGPGLAAESFRFTRRARR; this is encoded by the coding sequence ATGAGCGCGACCGCCCATGTCAACCGGATCGGCACCGCCGTACCGCCGCACGAGGTCCATGAGGCTTTCGTCGCCTTCGTCGCTGGCACCATTGCCGACGAGCGCCGTCGTCAGCTGTTTCTGCGGATGGTCGCGCGGGCCGGCATCGAGCGGCGCTTCTCGTTCCTCGAGCCGGTGATCCTGCCCGATGGCCGGGTGACCGACACAGAAGGCTTCTACGGGCTGGGCGAATGGCCGGGCACCGCCGATCGCATGGCGCGCTACGCCCAGTGGGCGCCGAGACTCGCCGGGGAGGCGATCGCCGGGCTGGGGCTGGACAGGGCGGATAGCGCCGCCATCACCCACCTGATCGTGGCATCGTGCACAGGCTTCATGGCGCCGGGACTCGATCAGCTCATCGTGTCCGAAAACGGATTGGATGCCGGCGTCGAGCGCACCGTCGTCGGGTTCATGGGATGCTATGCGGCGGTGAATGCGCTGCGCCTCGCGCATCACATCGTTCGATCGTCTCCAGAAGCGCGGGTGCTGGTGGTCAATGTCGAGCTGTGCTCGCTTCATTTCCAGCGGACCGACGATCTGGAGCGTATGCTCTCCATGCTGCTGTTCGGAGACGGTGCGGCCGCCGCTTTGGTGACGGCCGATCCTCACGGTATCGCTCTGGAGGATTTCCGCGCCACGACGATCACCGATACCGCCGGCGCGATCACCTGGAAGATTGGCGGGCAGGGCTTCGACATGCACCTCGGCGGCGAGGTGCCGGGCGCGATCGGCCGTGCCCTTGCAACGGAGATCGCCGGCGGAGCGGCCGACGGATTGCTGCGCGGCGGTTCGCCCGGCGACTATGCGCTGTGGGCGGTCCATGCCGGCGGTCGTTCGATCCTCGATGCGGTCGAACAGGGTTTCGGGCTGGCGCCCGATGCGCTTGCCTGGTCGCGGGATGTGCTGCGCGATTGCGGCAACATGTCCTCCGCCACCTTGATGTTCGTGCTCGCCGCCATGCTGCGCGAGGCCGACGATACGGAACGCTCCGGTTTCGCCATCGCCTTCGGGCCGGGGCTTGCGGCCGAAAGTTTCCGTTTCACGAGACGGGCACGGCGATGA
- a CDS encoding beta-ketoacyl-[acyl-carrier-protein] synthase family protein, with the protein MTIRVAVTGMGCISGLGQGVAEAWARTAEGRSAIVPFNLPRDEQPRTIGPAAPIGEIDDSGLAAHFDRRALGQLDPLSHYAVIAATEAVGEAGLIGDPVLDRRTAIVIGCGSGGNATFETAYRRLYERGQIKVHPQTIPTGMISAPASQIAMLFGVHGPAMTIASACASSAHAIGEAMHMIRAGRAEVAIAGGAEACLTLGSWIAWASLGAMATDTCRPFSIDRQGLVLGEGAAMLVLEAWDHAVARGAAIQGELIGYGTTSDAAHITMPDRAGIEAAIRAAHADAGLALDAPVLISSHGTGTRLNDAAEAQAINAVYGAALAQSLVIATKSAHGHLIGGSGALELLLGLKALQAGLAPPVCHHLGRDPDCDVPLALAPTPIDHDYLVSNSFAFGGLNAVLIGRRV; encoded by the coding sequence TTGACCATCCGCGTCGCCGTCACGGGCATGGGCTGCATCAGCGGGCTGGGGCAGGGCGTGGCGGAAGCCTGGGCGCGGACGGCGGAGGGGAGGAGCGCTATCGTGCCCTTCAACCTGCCGCGTGACGAGCAGCCTCGCACGATCGGCCCGGCGGCCCCGATCGGGGAGATCGACGACAGCGGTCTCGCCGCGCATTTCGATCGCCGCGCGCTCGGGCAGCTGGACCCGTTGTCGCATTATGCCGTGATCGCGGCGACGGAGGCGGTCGGCGAAGCGGGGCTGATCGGCGATCCCGTGCTGGACCGGCGTACGGCAATCGTTATCGGATGCGGCAGCGGCGGCAACGCGACGTTCGAGACAGCCTATCGTCGCCTCTACGAGCGCGGTCAGATCAAGGTTCATCCGCAGACCATCCCGACAGGCATGATCTCCGCCCCGGCCAGCCAGATCGCCATGCTGTTCGGCGTGCACGGCCCCGCCATGACGATCGCGAGCGCCTGCGCCTCCTCTGCCCATGCGATCGGCGAGGCGATGCACATGATCCGGGCGGGCCGCGCCGAGGTGGCGATCGCCGGCGGAGCCGAAGCCTGCCTGACGCTTGGCTCCTGGATCGCCTGGGCGTCCCTGGGCGCGATGGCGACGGACACCTGCCGGCCCTTTTCGATCGACCGGCAGGGGCTGGTGCTGGGCGAAGGCGCCGCGATGCTGGTGCTGGAGGCATGGGATCATGCCGTGGCGCGCGGCGCCGCGATCCAGGGTGAGTTGATCGGCTATGGCACGACGAGCGATGCCGCGCACATCACCATGCCCGATCGGGCAGGCATCGAGGCGGCAATCCGGGCCGCGCACGCCGACGCCGGGCTTGCGTTGGACGCGCCGGTTCTGATTTCCAGCCACGGCACCGGAACCCGGCTCAACGACGCTGCCGAGGCGCAGGCGATCAACGCCGTCTACGGGGCGGCGCTGGCGCAGAGCCTCGTCATCGCCACCAAGTCCGCCCACGGTCACCTGATCGGGGGATCGGGCGCGCTCGAGCTGCTACTCGGCCTCAAGGCGTTGCAGGCCGGGCTGGCGCCGCCCGTTTGTCATCATCTGGGGCGCGACCCGGACTGCGACGTGCCACTGGCACTCGCTCCAACGCCGATCGATCATGACTATCTCGTTTCCAACAGCTTCGCGTTCGGCGGGCTCAACGCCGTGCTGATCGGCCGCCGGGTATGA